The following are encoded in a window of Lichenicola cladoniae genomic DNA:
- a CDS encoding ABC transporter permease — protein MTRTTWTIQRVPSISGSLRVGAYLASGLAAVLVAGLLLSLLGLHPLALGGQVLHQSLGSRYGFEDLLLLASPLVMCGLSVALMLRVGLWNIGADGQFFVGAICAAGVGLYGPHWPLLPMLVLMGIAAALGGAAWIAVPALARLTLGTSEIITTLLLNFVARLLVDYLATGPWRDQHSSVTAQSPRIPYAIPKLPHDWHLGGVHWGIAVSVALAVVTALAFRFTRWGYELRICGANRNAAAYAGMRVRRRLLEAMLIGGAIAGIGGMLELAGTVHRLQSGLSNSYGYVGIIVAVLAASSPVGAIVTGLLMALVLNAGTVLQTHGIPASASVALTGLILMFAAIGERLAHYRVVVLHPRAPAPLSARTAA, from the coding sequence GTGACCCGCACCACCTGGACCATCCAGCGTGTTCCCTCCATTTCCGGCAGCCTGCGCGTCGGCGCCTATCTGGCCTCGGGCCTGGCCGCGGTGCTGGTCGCCGGTCTCCTGCTCAGCCTGCTGGGCCTGCATCCGCTGGCCCTCGGCGGCCAGGTCCTGCACCAGAGCCTCGGCAGCCGGTACGGCTTCGAGGATCTGCTGCTGCTGGCCTCGCCGCTGGTGATGTGCGGGCTCTCGGTGGCGCTGATGCTGCGTGTCGGCTTGTGGAACATCGGCGCCGACGGGCAGTTCTTCGTCGGTGCCATCTGTGCTGCCGGCGTCGGCCTGTATGGCCCGCACTGGCCGCTGCTGCCGATGCTGGTCCTAATGGGGATCGCGGCCGCACTGGGCGGTGCCGCCTGGATCGCCGTGCCGGCACTGGCCCGCCTCACCCTCGGCACCAGCGAGATCATCACCACGCTGCTGCTGAACTTCGTCGCCCGCCTGCTGGTCGATTATCTCGCCACCGGCCCCTGGCGCGACCAGCACAGCTCGGTCACCGCCCAGTCGCCGCGCATCCCGTACGCGATCCCGAAGCTGCCGCACGACTGGCATCTCGGCGGCGTGCACTGGGGAATCGCGGTCTCCGTGGCGCTCGCGGTCGTCACCGCCCTGGCGTTCCGGTTCACGCGCTGGGGCTACGAGTTGCGCATCTGCGGCGCCAACCGCAACGCCGCCGCCTATGCCGGCATGCGCGTCCGGCGCCGGCTGCTGGAGGCGATGCTGATCGGCGGCGCCATCGCCGGCATCGGCGGCATGCTGGAACTCGCCGGCACGGTGCACCGGCTGCAATCCGGCCTGTCCAACAGCTATGGCTATGTCGGCATCATCGTCGCCGTGCTTGCCGCTTCGTCGCCGGTTGGCGCGATCGTCACCGGCCTGCTGATGGCACTGGTGCTGAACGCCGGCACCGTGCTGCAGACCCACGGCATCCCGGCCAGCGCGTCGGTGGCACTCACCGGGCTGATCCTGATGTTCGCCGCGATCGGCGAGCGCCTGGCCCATTACCGCGTGGTCGTCCTGCACCCGCGTGCGCCGGCTCCGTTATCCGCCAGGACCGCAGCATGA
- a CDS encoding ABC transporter ATP-binding protein: MVVASNLDSQRGSLVALRGITKSFYGALANDGVDFTLAGGEIHALLGENGAGKSTLMNVLTGLYQPDAGTILIEGHPRRIESPSVAIATGIGMVHQHFKLVPAFTVAENIHLGWSETPWRASASVLEARTAALVRRFGLTVVPSAHVADISAGEQQRVEILRVLARGARILILDEPTAVLTPAEVQVLFAALRAFRAEGNSVILISHKLGEVMEIADHVTVMRAGRSVASLPTAGASRASLARLIIGETSLPTAPEAGQGVCPDAPVLLELQGVTVRDSRRIVLLDGIDLQVRAGEVLGIAGVAGNGQRALSEVLTGCLRPDEGLVLVDGVPVAQPDARDFAERGIGHIPEDRLKTALAADLSLAENAVLREYARPPVSHGIAFRPGRARILARRIIDDAELDRRDPDMPVRNLSGGNQQRLVAQRETRIASRVLVAAYPTRGLDIGAVATLHAAMHRLSAQGVGVVLISEEIEELLEHADRIAVLFAGRIAGILPAAEADPERLGLLMSGQTASHPAGAIAL, translated from the coding sequence TTGGTCGTCGCTTCCAACCTGGACAGTCAGCGCGGCTCGCTGGTGGCGTTGCGCGGCATCACCAAGTCGTTCTACGGCGCGCTGGCCAATGACGGTGTCGATTTCACTCTCGCCGGCGGTGAGATCCACGCGCTGCTGGGCGAGAACGGTGCCGGAAAATCGACGTTGATGAACGTGCTGACCGGCCTGTACCAGCCGGATGCCGGAACCATCCTGATCGAGGGCCATCCGAGACGGATCGAGAGCCCGTCTGTCGCGATCGCGACCGGCATCGGCATGGTGCACCAGCATTTCAAGCTGGTGCCGGCGTTCACCGTGGCCGAGAACATCCATCTCGGCTGGTCCGAAACGCCGTGGCGCGCATCCGCCTCGGTGCTGGAGGCACGCACCGCCGCGCTGGTCCGGCGGTTCGGCCTGACCGTGGTCCCGTCAGCCCATGTTGCCGACATTTCCGCCGGCGAGCAGCAGCGTGTCGAGATCCTGCGCGTGCTGGCGCGCGGCGCGCGTATCCTGATCCTCGACGAACCGACGGCGGTGCTGACGCCCGCTGAGGTGCAGGTCCTGTTCGCAGCACTTCGTGCGTTCCGGGCCGAGGGCAACTCGGTCATCCTGATCAGCCACAAGCTCGGCGAGGTCATGGAGATCGCCGACCACGTCACCGTCATGCGCGCCGGCCGCTCGGTCGCCAGCCTGCCGACCGCCGGCGCCAGCCGGGCCTCCCTGGCCCGCCTGATCATCGGCGAGACCAGCCTGCCGACGGCACCGGAAGCAGGGCAGGGGGTATGCCCCGACGCGCCGGTCCTGCTGGAACTGCAGGGCGTGACCGTGCGCGACTCCCGGCGGATCGTCCTGCTGGACGGTATCGACCTGCAGGTGCGGGCCGGCGAGGTGCTCGGGATCGCCGGCGTGGCGGGCAACGGCCAGCGCGCCCTGAGTGAAGTCCTGACCGGCTGCCTGCGCCCCGACGAGGGCCTTGTTCTTGTCGATGGAGTGCCGGTAGCACAGCCCGACGCGCGCGATTTCGCCGAACGTGGCATCGGCCACATCCCCGAGGACCGGCTCAAGACCGCGCTTGCCGCCGACCTGTCGCTCGCCGAGAACGCGGTGCTGCGCGAGTACGCGCGCCCTCCGGTCTCGCACGGCATCGCCTTCCGTCCCGGCCGGGCGCGCATCCTGGCCCGGCGCATCATCGACGACGCCGAACTGGACCGTCGCGACCCCGACATGCCGGTCCGCAACCTGTCGGGCGGCAACCAGCAGCGCCTGGTGGCGCAGCGCGAGACACGCATCGCCAGCCGTGTGCTGGTCGCCGCGTATCCGACCCGCGGTCTCGATATCGGCGCGGTCGCCACGCTGCATGCGGCGATGCACCGGCTGAGTGCCCAGGGCGTCGGCGTGGTGCTGATTTCGGAGGAGATCGAGGAGTTGCTCGAGCATGCCGATCGCATCGCCGTGCTGTTCGCCGGCCGCATCGCCGGCATCCTGCCCGCCGCCGAGGCCGATCCCGAACGGCTCGGCCTGCTGATGAGCGGCCAGACCGCCTCCCATCCGGCCGGAGCGATCGCGCTGTGA
- a CDS encoding BMP family ABC transporter substrate-binding protein encodes MPILTRRTLLAAAASAPLASAWNTRRAVAAPSLAAVAENDAVIAFGHIGPISDGGWSSTHHRALLAAKAAFPAAKFLEVESIPVSADATRTFRQFVENGANIVFASSEYGDLLSSVADDAPDVAFLECNGHRLSDNESWYYIQHWMIGYVIGVASARMSKSGRLGFVGSFPVPAVYACANSFLLGARSVNPHATAQVILINSWFDPQAASQAASALIQNGVDLIYTNLDDASCLQVAQKAGIKCATWNTDMRKSGPDAYITSLLLDWNGYCNDQIGRRLKGSWTAGNGVLLPVGHGVDRDAWGRSVPPDVAAQADAVRTRIIGGWNPFVGEIRDIDGKVRVRQGESMNDAACSAWSWPVEGVTGLKNA; translated from the coding sequence ATGCCGATCCTGACCCGCCGCACCCTGCTGGCTGCAGCCGCGTCCGCCCCTCTGGCATCCGCATGGAACACCCGGCGTGCGGTCGCCGCACCATCCCTGGCGGCGGTCGCGGAGAACGATGCGGTCATCGCGTTCGGTCATATCGGCCCGATCTCGGACGGCGGCTGGAGCTCGACCCATCATCGTGCATTGCTGGCTGCGAAGGCCGCCTTTCCGGCTGCGAAGTTCCTGGAGGTCGAGAGCATCCCGGTTTCGGCGGATGCGACCCGGACCTTTCGCCAGTTCGTCGAGAACGGCGCCAACATCGTGTTCGCGTCCTCGGAATACGGCGACCTGCTATCCAGCGTTGCCGACGATGCGCCCGACGTCGCCTTCCTCGAATGCAACGGGCACCGGCTGTCGGACAATGAAAGCTGGTACTATATCCAGCACTGGATGATCGGCTACGTGATCGGCGTCGCCAGCGCGCGGATGAGCAAGTCCGGCCGCCTCGGCTTCGTCGGCTCTTTCCCGGTACCGGCCGTCTATGCCTGCGCCAACTCGTTCCTGCTCGGTGCACGCTCGGTCAATCCGCATGCGACGGCCCAGGTGATCCTGATCAACAGCTGGTTCGATCCGCAGGCGGCGTCACAGGCCGCGTCCGCGCTGATCCAGAACGGTGTAGACCTGATCTATACCAATCTCGACGATGCATCCTGTCTGCAGGTCGCCCAGAAAGCCGGCATCAAGTGTGCGACCTGGAACACCGACATGCGCAAGTCGGGCCCGGACGCCTACATCACCTCATTGTTGCTGGACTGGAACGGCTACTGCAACGACCAGATCGGCCGCCGTCTCAAGGGCAGCTGGACCGCAGGTAACGGGGTATTGCTGCCGGTCGGCCACGGTGTCGATCGCGATGCCTGGGGACGGAGCGTGCCGCCCGATGTGGCGGCGCAGGCGGACGCAGTCCGTACGCGAATCATCGGCGGTTGGAACCCCTTCGTCGGCGAGATCAGGGACATCGATGGCAAGGTCCGCGTGCGACAGGGCGAGAGCATGAACGATGCCGCCTGCAGCGCCTGGAGCTGGCCGGTCGAAGGCGTCACCGGCCTCAAGAACGCCTGA
- a CDS encoding YciE/YciF ferroxidase family protein, whose amino-acid sequence MSAPESLKDIYADEMKDLWSANDQMIAVVKQMAQKAHDPKLKQTLEASTAGIAKHADTLKALLKDADEEVEKEHCKGMEGLVKEALKHTTKEAPEDGELLDIVIVAQYQRMCHYGIAGFGCATAYAEALGMKDHVAKLRAIVADIYKADEYASKLVEKTAKAAAK is encoded by the coding sequence ATGTCAGCACCTGAAAGCCTCAAGGACATCTACGCGGACGAGATGAAGGACCTCTGGTCGGCGAACGACCAGATGATCGCGGTCGTCAAGCAGATGGCGCAGAAGGCCCATGACCCGAAGCTCAAGCAGACGCTCGAGGCCTCGACCGCCGGTATCGCCAAGCATGCCGACACCCTGAAAGCGCTGCTCAAGGACGCCGACGAGGAGGTCGAGAAGGAGCACTGCAAGGGCATGGAGGGGCTGGTCAAGGAAGCCCTCAAGCACACCACGAAAGAGGCGCCGGAGGATGGCGAGCTCCTGGATATCGTGATCGTCGCCCAGTATCAGCGCATGTGCCACTACGGGATCGCCGGGTTCGGCTGCGCCACCGCCTATGCCGAGGCGCTCGGCATGAAGGACCACGTCGCCAAGCTCAGGGCGATCGTCGCCGACATCTACAAGGCCGATGAATACGCGTCGAAGCTGGTCGAGAAGACCGCCAAGGCTGCCGCGAAATAG
- a CDS encoding bestrophin family protein, whose protein sequence is MIVDRRTGVARMLTESLGSLGALFAWDIIVVLIFQLAHRSWMDQPALPVSLIGSALVLFMSVRNTTAYNRWWEARTLWGSVVNNSRSFSRQMATLLGGAPELTRAMIGFGHALRGGLRGVDVTPEVQRFLTPELAARVRGRRNQANAILYEIGVLVRVQALERKIHPAAQAEIDRMLSDLANAQGGLERIRNTPLAIQFSTLPRLLVRVFCLILPLSMVQDLGWITPFGSTLVGFLFVALDEIGGDLESPFEDSPHAVPMLAITRTIEIDLLQALDEPAPEPMLPARGVLP, encoded by the coding sequence TTGATCGTCGATCGTCGGACCGGCGTCGCCCGGATGCTCACCGAGAGCCTCGGTTCCCTGGGGGCCCTGTTCGCCTGGGACATCATCGTCGTGTTGATATTCCAGCTCGCCCACCGGAGCTGGATGGACCAGCCGGCGCTGCCGGTCTCGCTGATCGGCTCCGCGCTGGTGCTGTTCATGAGCGTGCGCAACACCACGGCCTATAACCGCTGGTGGGAGGCCCGTACGTTGTGGGGCTCGGTGGTCAACAATTCGCGCAGCTTCTCGCGGCAGATGGCGACGTTGCTGGGCGGGGCGCCGGAACTGACCCGTGCGATGATCGGCTTCGGGCACGCGCTCCGCGGCGGGCTGCGCGGCGTCGATGTCACGCCGGAGGTGCAGCGCTTCCTGACACCCGAACTCGCAGCCCGGGTTCGGGGACGGCGAAACCAGGCAAACGCGATTCTGTACGAGATCGGCGTGCTGGTCCGGGTTCAGGCGCTCGAACGAAAAATCCATCCGGCGGCTCAGGCCGAGATCGACCGCATGCTGTCCGACCTGGCCAATGCGCAGGGCGGCCTGGAACGCATCCGGAACACGCCGCTGGCGATCCAGTTCTCGACCTTGCCCCGCCTGCTGGTCCGGGTGTTCTGCCTCATCCTGCCGCTCTCGATGGTGCAGGATCTCGGCTGGATCACCCCGTTCGGCTCGACGCTGGTGGGCTTTCTGTTCGTCGCTCTCGACGAGATCGGTGGGGATCTCGAAAGCCCGTTCGAGGACAGCCCGCATGCGGTACCGATGCTGGCGATCACCAGGACGATCGAGATCGACCTGCTGCAGGCACTGGACGAACCGGCGCCGGAGCCGATGCTCCCGGCCAGAGGCGTGCTACCGTAA
- a CDS encoding alkylphosphonate utilization protein: MTDTSGDYTYDEATGEWGPPPAPVAIPRTSRADVRDAAGTVLADGDSVALIKDLKVKGTSQTLKQGTVIRSIRLTDDEHEIDCRFEGIKGLVLRSEFVRKR; the protein is encoded by the coding sequence ATGACAGACACGAGCGGCGACTACACCTACGACGAGGCGACCGGAGAATGGGGGCCGCCACCCGCGCCGGTCGCCATCCCGAGGACGAGCAGGGCAGACGTCCGCGACGCGGCCGGGACCGTTCTCGCCGATGGCGATTCGGTCGCCCTGATCAAGGACCTGAAGGTGAAGGGCACGAGCCAGACCCTGAAGCAGGGCACTGTCATCAGGTCGATCAGGCTTACCGACGATGAACACGAGATCGACTGCCGCTTCGAGGGGATCAAGGGCCTGGTTCTTCGGTCCGAGTTCGTGCGCAAGCGCTGA
- a CDS encoding ligand-binding sensor domain-containing diguanylate cyclase yields MLKTTDIACIRPILGRILKTISGALLVMLGISSFAIPAHAARSTFRTYDADQGLASVGGACMIQDHAGYILVCSEHGVFAYNGRRFVNLGPDQGLREGGTVYGLAITSNGRIAVTYSDEILISDRVSDASHAPSLLRFHKALHPGVSFSNNKPHHLVPWQGGFVLLAGDATLRIIVPDSGSPHVETMSYDPGEQVLLAGALSVFSVQGALWEALDDGRLCRADPGDVKCYGVAQGLQGGNWLDVVAGSGDSIAARSLTSVATLNPGSQQWNVVVLPDQGDRYLIYASYLGLFRTPDGRLVTQTNHGLAVLEASGWRAITVEDGAPPGTIVGAMTDATGQFWLQIYGGGLVRWLGYGHWQTLDKTEGVSDGMSWMLANLPNGSAWLATDTGIDEIVRIGSRLQIGRVIPGPSFAVAAGPEGKLWTSAASAGVEVIDTVDNSVTRLNTPPVDTIVSDPHGVVWIGTEAGLFRVDTHQGMPLRATQVGSLHTAVPALMRDGSGGVFYLSGNRLRHLHHDMSDIAVGGVWPSDAFELITLVMGGDKTLWVGGPGGLFRLVVANDQVLSFHPIATADIQSNSVFTVMVDHRGWVWTGTTLGVSVFNGQHWVSVDADGGLLSNDVSQGGIREDPDGSMWIVTSHGLSHLLNPDQMFTDRPITALISGAYLGTLPVRGDMLPYSNAALSLQFGTPNYGAERSILFRYRLSGVDADWAESSSGIVRYPSVPPGRHLLTVVSYDKLTHRSSTPTELTVDIAYPWWRRWWSEALWVLGGVAFVYGAMRLRFWAILVRQAELQRHVAEATAQLRYQAAHDSLTGLLNRSEVERRLAAKLSGGAVGGEMIVALIDIDHFKQVNDKYGHLGGDDVLRSIGRLVSGTMRDGEHAGRYGGEEILLVLQDADGAGAKRVLNLHRAFRENTFSAAGTVIRLTCSIGLSWVVPGDDWESLVGRADTALYEAKEAGRDRVVESRSVDPGKPAVAVQRPGPAL; encoded by the coding sequence ATGCTCAAGACCACGGACATCGCATGCATACGTCCGATACTAGGTCGGATTTTAAAGACCATCTCGGGCGCGTTGCTGGTGATGCTGGGCATATCATCATTTGCCATACCAGCTCATGCCGCGCGTTCGACCTTTCGAACTTACGATGCAGACCAGGGGCTTGCCAGTGTCGGTGGTGCCTGCATGATCCAGGACCACGCAGGCTATATACTTGTCTGCAGTGAACATGGCGTGTTCGCCTACAACGGCCGGCGGTTCGTCAATCTGGGACCCGATCAGGGTTTGCGCGAAGGCGGGACCGTCTACGGGCTCGCAATCACGTCCAACGGACGGATCGCCGTCACATACTCAGATGAGATTTTGATCTCCGATCGTGTGTCCGACGCCTCTCACGCACCTAGCTTGCTTCGGTTTCACAAAGCTCTTCATCCAGGCGTGTCGTTTTCAAATAACAAGCCGCACCACCTAGTACCTTGGCAGGGCGGGTTCGTGCTTCTCGCTGGCGATGCGACCTTGCGTATCATTGTCCCGGACAGTGGATCGCCTCATGTGGAGACCATGAGCTATGATCCGGGAGAGCAGGTGCTTCTCGCCGGAGCGCTTTCGGTCTTCTCGGTCCAAGGGGCTCTCTGGGAAGCGCTTGATGATGGACGGTTGTGCAGGGCCGATCCTGGTGATGTGAAATGTTACGGAGTTGCACAAGGACTGCAGGGCGGCAACTGGTTGGATGTTGTTGCCGGCAGTGGTGATTCCATTGCGGCGCGCTCGCTCACGTCTGTCGCGACACTTAATCCTGGGTCTCAACAATGGAATGTTGTCGTTCTTCCTGACCAGGGTGATCGCTACCTTATCTACGCTTCCTATCTTGGCCTGTTCAGAACTCCCGACGGTCGCCTCGTGACGCAGACCAATCACGGACTTGCGGTTCTCGAGGCAAGCGGATGGCGCGCAATCACAGTAGAGGATGGGGCGCCCCCCGGAACTATCGTCGGCGCCATGACCGATGCGACAGGTCAGTTTTGGCTTCAAATCTACGGAGGTGGTCTAGTTCGCTGGTTAGGCTACGGACACTGGCAGACGCTCGACAAGACCGAAGGCGTATCTGATGGCATGTCCTGGATGTTGGCCAACCTTCCCAACGGCTCGGCTTGGCTGGCTACCGATACCGGGATTGACGAAATCGTCCGCATTGGCTCACGCCTCCAGATAGGCCGAGTGATTCCCGGTCCATCGTTTGCGGTTGCGGCCGGACCCGAAGGCAAGCTCTGGACGTCCGCCGCCTCCGCCGGCGTAGAGGTTATCGACACTGTGGACAACTCGGTGACCCGCCTCAATACGCCTCCCGTCGACACGATTGTTTCTGATCCTCATGGGGTGGTCTGGATCGGTACGGAAGCTGGATTGTTTCGCGTCGATACTCATCAGGGCATGCCGCTCCGGGCCACGCAGGTCGGATCGCTTCACACGGCAGTGCCCGCCCTCATGAGGGACGGGTCCGGAGGAGTGTTCTATCTGTCCGGCAATCGCCTTCGACACCTGCACCATGACATGAGCGACATTGCGGTTGGTGGCGTCTGGCCAAGCGATGCGTTCGAGCTGATCACACTTGTCATGGGTGGCGACAAAACTCTATGGGTTGGTGGTCCAGGGGGCCTCTTTCGACTTGTCGTGGCGAACGACCAGGTTTTGTCGTTTCACCCCATTGCCACTGCCGATATCCAGAGCAACTCCGTCTTTACCGTCATGGTGGACCACCGGGGCTGGGTGTGGACCGGAACGACGCTGGGTGTTTCCGTATTCAACGGTCAGCATTGGGTTTCCGTCGATGCGGACGGCGGCTTGCTGTCGAACGATGTGTCCCAGGGCGGCATCAGGGAAGATCCGGACGGCTCGATGTGGATCGTGACGAGCCACGGTCTGTCCCATCTTCTAAATCCAGACCAGATGTTCACGGATCGCCCGATCACTGCACTGATAAGCGGTGCCTATCTCGGCACGCTCCCGGTCAGGGGCGACATGCTGCCCTACAGTAATGCCGCGTTGTCATTGCAGTTCGGCACGCCCAACTATGGTGCCGAGCGGTCCATCCTGTTCCGCTATCGCCTCTCGGGCGTGGATGCGGACTGGGCGGAATCATCCTCCGGCATTGTGCGCTATCCGTCCGTCCCGCCCGGTCGTCATCTGCTGACCGTGGTCAGCTACGACAAGCTGACCCATCGGTCTTCCACCCCGACCGAGCTCACCGTCGACATCGCCTATCCATGGTGGCGCCGCTGGTGGTCCGAGGCGCTCTGGGTCCTGGGTGGCGTCGCGTTCGTGTATGGCGCGATGCGCCTCCGGTTCTGGGCTATCCTGGTCCGACAGGCGGAGCTCCAGCGCCATGTTGCCGAAGCAACCGCGCAGCTGCGTTATCAGGCCGCCCATGACAGCCTGACCGGCCTGCTCAACCGGTCCGAGGTGGAGCGGCGGCTTGCCGCCAAGCTGTCGGGCGGCGCGGTCGGCGGCGAGATGATCGTGGCGCTGATCGATATCGATCACTTCAAGCAGGTGAACGACAAGTACGGCCATCTAGGCGGCGACGACGTGCTTCGATCAATCGGCCGCCTCGTTTCGGGAACCATGCGCGACGGCGAGCATGCCGGACGATACGGCGGCGAGGAGATCCTGCTCGTCCTGCAGGATGCCGACGGCGCCGGTGCCAAGCGGGTGCTGAACCTGCATCGCGCGTTCCGGGAGAATACCTTCAGCGCGGCCGGCACCGTAATCCGCCTGACCTGCTCGATCGGCTTGTCGTGGGTGGTTCCGGGCGACGACTGGGAATCGCTCGTCGGCCGCGCTGACACCGCGCTGTATGAGGCAAAGGAGGCTGGTCGCGACCGTGTCGTCGAAAGCCGTTCGGTCGATCCGGGCAAGCCGGCCGTTGCCGTGCAGCGTCCCGGGCCGGCTCTCTGA
- a CDS encoding MBL fold metallo-hydrolase, which yields MTQQIPLDASSVIGTDTGNGVIEVRPDVAYLRLTLVNVVFIGPAGAGDRGWVMIDTGLPDTAATIMAAAAHRFGILARPLAIIQTHGHFDHVGVLEELADHWDVPVYAHQLEHPYLDGSAAYPPPDPKIGGGLMSLASPLYPRGPVNVGSRLQALPADGSVSHMDGWRWVHTPGHSVGHVSLWRQADRMLLAADAVITTAQESAYAVLTAETELHGPPMYFTQDWPAARRSVEILAQLEPEYLLTGHGMAVHGPVVRAGLRELARRFDQLAHPPHPHYELHPARAEDGSAYASP from the coding sequence ATGACCCAGCAGATCCCCCTCGATGCCTCTTCGGTGATCGGCACCGATACCGGCAACGGTGTCATCGAGGTGCGGCCGGATGTGGCCTATCTCCGGCTGACCCTGGTCAATGTGGTGTTCATCGGTCCGGCCGGCGCCGGCGACCGCGGCTGGGTCATGATCGATACCGGCCTGCCGGATACCGCGGCCACGATCATGGCGGCCGCCGCCCATCGTTTCGGTATCCTGGCGCGTCCGCTGGCGATCATCCAGACGCACGGGCATTTCGATCATGTCGGCGTGCTGGAAGAGCTCGCCGATCACTGGGACGTGCCGGTGTATGCGCATCAGCTCGAACATCCGTATCTCGATGGCAGTGCCGCCTATCCGCCGCCGGATCCGAAAATCGGCGGCGGCCTGATGTCGCTGGCCTCGCCGCTCTATCCGCGCGGGCCGGTGAATGTCGGGAGCCGGCTGCAGGCCCTGCCTGCGGATGGCAGCGTGTCGCATATGGACGGCTGGCGCTGGGTTCATACCCCCGGCCATTCGGTCGGCCACGTCTCGCTCTGGCGCCAGGCTGACCGGATGCTGCTCGCAGCCGACGCAGTGATCACGACGGCACAGGAATCCGCCTATGCGGTGCTGACCGCGGAGACCGAACTGCATGGGCCGCCGATGTACTTCACCCAGGACTGGCCGGCGGCGCGTCGTTCGGTCGAGATTCTGGCGCAGCTCGAGCCGGAGTATCTCCTGACCGGTCACGGCATGGCCGTGCATGGCCCGGTCGTTCGCGCCGGGCTGCGTGAACTGGCGCGCCGTTTCGACCAGCTCGCCCATCCGCCGCATCCCCATTACGAGCTGCATCCGGCACGCGCCGAGGATGGCTCCGCCTACGCGTCACCCTGA
- a CDS encoding response regulator, translated as MSTSEPETSLPSDHPTVLIIDDEKQIHRFLRPALEAAGYRSLSAADGAEALRLAASQSPDAVLLDLGLPDMDGKLVLEKLRRFSAVPVIVLSARDREAEKIAAFDAGADDYVEKPFGLGELLARLRATLRHGRTGGTLAGADSNVTPASIEKLVIGPVRLDAARHEVRVDGVPVPLSPREHGLLALLMRHEGRIMTHRQLLATVWGPAHVEDVQYLRVYIGHLRQKLGPAAARLIETEPGIGYRMSRPDPDADPAVL; from the coding sequence ATGAGTACGAGCGAGCCCGAAACCAGCCTCCCGAGCGATCACCCGACCGTCCTGATCATCGACGACGAGAAGCAGATCCACCGGTTCCTGCGTCCGGCCCTGGAAGCTGCGGGCTATCGCAGCCTGTCGGCGGCCGACGGGGCGGAAGCGCTCCGGCTGGCTGCTTCGCAATCGCCCGACGCGGTCCTGCTCGATCTCGGTTTGCCCGACATGGACGGCAAGCTGGTGCTGGAAAAGCTGCGCCGCTTTTCCGCCGTGCCGGTGATCGTGCTGTCGGCCCGCGATCGCGAGGCCGAGAAGATCGCCGCTTTCGATGCCGGCGCCGACGATTACGTCGAGAAGCCGTTCGGCCTGGGCGAACTCCTGGCCCGTCTGCGCGCCACGTTGCGGCACGGCCGGACCGGGGGCACCCTTGCCGGCGCGGATTCGAACGTGACGCCGGCTTCGATCGAGAAGCTGGTCATCGGGCCGGTCCGGCTCGACGCCGCCCGGCACGAGGTGAGGGTGGACGGCGTCCCGGTCCCTTTGAGTCCGCGCGAGCATGGCCTGCTGGCTCTTTTGATGCGCCACGAGGGCCGGATCATGACCCACCGTCAGCTCCTCGCCACGGTCTGGGGACCGGCCCATGTCGAGGATGTACAGTATCTCCGGGTCTATATCGGCCATCTCAGGCAGAAGCTCGGCCCGGCCGCCGCCCGCCTGATCGAGACCGAGCCCGGCATCGGCTACCGGATGAGCCGTCCGGATCCGGACGCCGACCCCGCCGTTTTGTAG